The following coding sequences lie in one Leptospira inadai serovar Lyme str. 10 genomic window:
- a CDS encoding ArsR/SmtB family transcription factor has translation MNQLDSTFAALADSTRRAILMRLAKGELTVGELAKPFKMSQPAISRHLKVLEQAGLVSTAIRAQARPRRLETAPLKRATDWIEKYRQMWEKRYQVLDGLLEELKAMQTIGDQQT, from the coding sequence ATGAACCAGCTCGACTCCACCTTCGCAGCCCTCGCCGATTCCACTCGCCGCGCGATACTGATGCGTCTCGCAAAAGGCGAATTAACGGTCGGGGAGCTTGCTAAACCCTTTAAAATGAGCCAACCGGCCATTTCCCGCCACCTCAAAGTTTTGGAGCAGGCCGGTCTTGTCTCAACTGCGATCCGCGCGCAGGCTCGCCCACGACGACTGGAAACTGCCCCGCTTAAAAGAGCCACGGATTGGATCGAGAAATACCGCCAGATGTGGGAGAAGCGCTACCAGGTGCTCGACGGGCTACTCGAAGAATTGAAGGCCATGCAAACAATAGGAGACCAACAAACATGA